From a single Thalassophryne amazonica chromosome 7, fThaAma1.1, whole genome shotgun sequence genomic region:
- the fez2 gene encoding fasciculation and elongation protein zeta-2 isoform X1, with protein MAAPVARFDSDWPVVGDFSLDSELPQKGHLVSAELLLDDDPDRSSFSPADSDAFRSFRSFRSTEDLVKDFDEKLSVCFQNYEATTESFSPVTVISEDTVLETDEIWSALTSKFGHVMPVDWKRSRTRFLHIPVFNLEDTPRNRDVTAEPLDDEELREQLDTHSIIVSSLAEEPLFTAEQVIEELEEMMQDSPNMDTGQDPSQSYLSMMSLGVLRSNFSPGFKERVRVLSVAELNERLEGTETVIRRLSEELVVHLALRDELEFEKEVKNSFISALIDVQNRQKEHREMLKKNKKLKAGAGTSQGYTSVSTRFRVNRLSSVIQNSFWQKFGSGCPDKQFLTTVIPYEKKGCPPSIQDLQILTKILLAMRDESDKVPSLLTDYILKVLCPT; from the exons ATGGCGGCGCCTGTCGCACGTTTCGACAGCGACTGGCCCGTTGTGGGTGATTTTAGTCTGGATTCGGAGCTCCCGCAGAAAGGCCACCTTGTGTCAGCGGAGCTGCTGCTGGATGATGATCCGGACCGCAGCAGCTTTTCTCCGGCGGATAGCGACGCGTTCCGCTCGTTCCGCTCGTTCCGCTCTACGGAGGATCTAGTCAAAGACTTCGATGAGAAGTTATCGGTGTGTTTTCAGAATTACGAAGCGACGACCGAAAGCTTCTCTCCTGTGACTGTTATCTCCGAGGACACGGTGTTGGAGACAGACGA AATTTGGTCGGCTTTGACCAGTAAATTTGGTCACGTGATGCCAGTGGACTGGAAACGGTCTCGGACACGCTTCCTCCACATTCCCGTATTCAACCTGGAGGACACACCC AGAAATCGTGATGTCACGGCAGAGCCGCTGGACGATGAGGAGCTGAGGGAGCAGCTGGACACGCACTCCATTATCGTCTCCTCTCTTGCTGAGGAGCCCCTCTTCACTGCAGAGCAG GTTATTGAAGAGTTAGAAGAAATGATGCAGGATTCTCCTAACATGGACACTGGGCAGGATCCCTCTCAGTCGTACCTGTCCATGATGTCCCTGGGCGTCCTGCGGTCCAACTTCAGCCCCGGCTTCAAGGAGA GAGTGAGGGTCCTGAGCGTCGCAGAGCTGAACGAGCGCCTGGAGGGAACGGAGACGGTGATCAGGAGGTTATCTGAGGAGCTGGTGGTCCATCTGGCTCTGAGGGACGAGCTGGAGTTTGAGAAGGAGGTGAAGAACAGCTTCATTTCGGCGCTCATCGATGTCCAAAACCGGCAGAAGGAGCACCGTGAAATGCTGAAGAAAAACAAGAAGCTGAAGGCTGGAGCTGGGACCTCTCAGGGCTACACATCAGTTAGTAC GCGCTTCAGAGTGAACCGACTCTCCTCTGTCATTCAAAacagtttctggcaaaaattTGGGAGCGGGTGTCCTGACAAACAG TTCTTGACCACGGTCATCCCGTATGAGAAGAAAGGATGTCCTCCTTCTATTCAGGACCTCCAGATTCTGACAAAGA TTCTTCTCGCAATGAGAGACGAGAGCGACAAGGTGCCCAGCCTCTTAACTGACTACATTCTCAAAG TGCTTTGTCCGACATAG
- the fez2 gene encoding fasciculation and elongation protein zeta-2 isoform X2 translates to MAAPVARFDSDWPVVGDFSLDSELPQKGHLVSAELLLDDDPDRSSFSPADSDAFRSFRSFRSTEDLVKDFDEKLSVCFQNYEATTESFSPVTVISEDTVLETDEIWSALTSKFGHVMPVDWKRSRTRFLHIPVFNLEDTPRNRDVTAEPLDDEELREQLDTHSIIVSSLAEEPLFTAEQVIEELEEMMQDSPNMDTGQDPSQSYLSMMSLGVLRSNFSPGFKERVRVLSVAELNERLEGTETVIRRLSEELVVHLALRDELEFEKEVKNSFISALIDVQNRQKEHREMLKKNKKLKAGAGTSQGYTSRFRVNRLSSVIQNSFWQKFGSGCPDKQFLTTVIPYEKKGCPPSIQDLQILTKILLAMRDESDKVPSLLTDYILKVLCPT, encoded by the exons ATGGCGGCGCCTGTCGCACGTTTCGACAGCGACTGGCCCGTTGTGGGTGATTTTAGTCTGGATTCGGAGCTCCCGCAGAAAGGCCACCTTGTGTCAGCGGAGCTGCTGCTGGATGATGATCCGGACCGCAGCAGCTTTTCTCCGGCGGATAGCGACGCGTTCCGCTCGTTCCGCTCGTTCCGCTCTACGGAGGATCTAGTCAAAGACTTCGATGAGAAGTTATCGGTGTGTTTTCAGAATTACGAAGCGACGACCGAAAGCTTCTCTCCTGTGACTGTTATCTCCGAGGACACGGTGTTGGAGACAGACGA AATTTGGTCGGCTTTGACCAGTAAATTTGGTCACGTGATGCCAGTGGACTGGAAACGGTCTCGGACACGCTTCCTCCACATTCCCGTATTCAACCTGGAGGACACACCC AGAAATCGTGATGTCACGGCAGAGCCGCTGGACGATGAGGAGCTGAGGGAGCAGCTGGACACGCACTCCATTATCGTCTCCTCTCTTGCTGAGGAGCCCCTCTTCACTGCAGAGCAG GTTATTGAAGAGTTAGAAGAAATGATGCAGGATTCTCCTAACATGGACACTGGGCAGGATCCCTCTCAGTCGTACCTGTCCATGATGTCCCTGGGCGTCCTGCGGTCCAACTTCAGCCCCGGCTTCAAGGAGA GAGTGAGGGTCCTGAGCGTCGCAGAGCTGAACGAGCGCCTGGAGGGAACGGAGACGGTGATCAGGAGGTTATCTGAGGAGCTGGTGGTCCATCTGGCTCTGAGGGACGAGCTGGAGTTTGAGAAGGAGGTGAAGAACAGCTTCATTTCGGCGCTCATCGATGTCCAAAACCGGCAGAAGGAGCACCGTGAAATGCTGAAGAAAAACAAGAAGCTGAAGGCTGGAGCTGGGACCTCTCAGGGCTACACATCA CGCTTCAGAGTGAACCGACTCTCCTCTGTCATTCAAAacagtttctggcaaaaattTGGGAGCGGGTGTCCTGACAAACAG TTCTTGACCACGGTCATCCCGTATGAGAAGAAAGGATGTCCTCCTTCTATTCAGGACCTCCAGATTCTGACAAAGA TTCTTCTCGCAATGAGAGACGAGAGCGACAAGGTGCCCAGCCTCTTAACTGACTACATTCTCAAAG TGCTTTGTCCGACATAG